The proteins below are encoded in one region of Clostridium estertheticum:
- a CDS encoding methyl-accepting chemotaxis protein yields the protein MKFKNFKLNSIRTKLIISLVSICVIPLIISGFGSYTESKSILSKKLTVTSSQTLTEINNGLSDYFNGFANMVSMTSNNYDFINVDIGKNYNYIPEVLKGVKESNKDILNMYYGTASGKFATYPIAKMPDGYDSTKSSWYKQAIDHKGQVIITPPYKDNVTGNAVVGIARAVEKDGQVVGVVGMDCSLTTLAERMSTKKVGTTGYVFISDTLGNIISHPKKDLIGTNEASKLSIWNNIKSEDNSFIKYNYKGEKKFGVFVTNKLTGWKLISPLSESELTNDTKSILKTTLFIILIMGLISIAMSLLLSKGIDHNIQKLKEVFSKASSGDLTVSMKATTKDEFKDLATSFNSMIKNMSDIMNNVTNSSKTVSETSTTLASMSEEVTAAISEVATAIGQVSMGATTQAQNAQDGASSMDDLSNRLDKISVNSNEMDILSIDTKKLGSKGLSMIDTLIEKSNKTKLSTKEVDTIIQDMNESTKQIDTISETLVGITEQTNLLSLNASIESARAGEAGKGFSVVAVEISKLAEQSKHSTEEIKKIIASIQTKSVAALTAIKSTKIVVNEQDLAVVETKKLFSQILKSIEIMIIKVDEVKISIIDINEKKQSTVSEIENISSISEQTASSTQQVTASTEEITAAMEEFTKHSSELQILAGELDIEIKKFKTS from the coding sequence ATTAAATTCAAGAATTTTAAACTGAACAGTATTCGCACTAAATTAATTATTAGCTTAGTATCCATTTGTGTTATTCCATTGATCATATCTGGTTTTGGATCTTATACTGAATCAAAATCAATTCTCAGTAAAAAACTTACAGTAACAAGTTCTCAAACACTTACCGAAATAAATAATGGTTTATCTGATTATTTTAATGGGTTTGCTAATATGGTATCAATGACATCAAATAATTATGATTTCATAAATGTTGATATAGGTAAGAATTACAATTATATACCAGAAGTTTTAAAAGGCGTAAAAGAAAGCAATAAAGATATACTTAATATGTATTATGGAACTGCTTCTGGCAAATTTGCTACATATCCTATCGCAAAAATGCCTGATGGATATGACTCAACTAAGAGCTCTTGGTATAAACAGGCTATAGACCATAAAGGTCAAGTTATAATAACTCCTCCATATAAAGATAACGTAACTGGAAATGCTGTTGTTGGCATTGCACGCGCAGTAGAGAAAGATGGCCAAGTCGTCGGTGTTGTTGGGATGGATTGTTCTCTAACTACACTTGCAGAGCGAATGTCCACAAAAAAGGTAGGGACTACTGGATATGTGTTTATATCTGATACTTTAGGTAATATTATATCTCATCCTAAAAAAGATCTTATCGGAACAAATGAGGCCTCTAAGTTATCGATTTGGAACAACATTAAATCGGAAGATAATTCTTTTATTAAGTATAATTATAAAGGTGAAAAAAAATTCGGGGTATTTGTAACAAATAAATTAACAGGTTGGAAATTAATATCTCCCTTAAGTGAGAGTGAATTAACTAATGATACAAAGTCTATCCTAAAAACCACTTTGTTTATTATACTAATAATGGGATTAATTTCAATAGCTATGTCATTATTATTAAGTAAAGGCATTGATCATAATATTCAAAAGCTAAAAGAGGTATTTAGTAAAGCTTCAAGTGGAGACTTAACCGTATCTATGAAAGCTACAACAAAAGATGAATTCAAAGATCTGGCTACATCCTTTAACTCAATGATAAAAAATATGTCAGATATTATGAACAATGTTACTAATTCATCCAAGACAGTATCCGAGACTTCAACAACCCTCGCAAGTATGTCAGAAGAGGTAACCGCCGCAATCAGTGAAGTAGCAACTGCAATAGGTCAAGTTTCCATGGGTGCAACTACGCAGGCTCAAAACGCTCAAGATGGAGCTTCCTCTATGGATGACTTATCAAATAGATTAGATAAAATTAGTGTTAACTCCAATGAAATGGATATACTTTCAATTGATACTAAAAAGTTAGGATCTAAAGGACTGTCCATGATAGATACATTAATCGAGAAATCAAATAAAACTAAATTATCTACCAAAGAAGTTGATACTATAATCCAAGATATGAATGAGAGTACTAAACAAATAGATACAATCTCTGAAACATTGGTGGGTATTACAGAACAAACTAACCTTTTATCCTTAAATGCAAGTATAGAATCTGCACGTGCTGGTGAAGCAGGTAAAGGCTTTTCCGTGGTTGCTGTAGAGATAAGCAAACTTGCTGAACAATCAAAGCATTCGACAGAGGAAATAAAGAAAATTATAGCAAGTATACAGACGAAATCTGTTGCAGCATTAACTGCTATTAAATCTACTAAAATTGTAGTAAATGAGCAAGACCTAGCAGTAGTCGAAACTAAAAAACTATTTAGTCAAATACTAAAATCAATTGAAATAATGATTATTAAAGTTGATGAAGTGAAAATATCAATTATTGATATAAACGAAAAAAAACAATCCACAGTATCTGAAATAGAAAATATTTCATCTATATCAGAGCAAACCGCCTCTTCTACGCAACAAGTAACTGCATCGACTGAAGAAATAACTGCCGCTATGGAAGAGTTTACGAAACATTCAAGCGAGCTTCAAATATTAGCAGGGGAATTAGATATTGAGATAAAGAAATTTAAAACTAGCTAA